In Collimonas arenae, a single genomic region encodes these proteins:
- a CDS encoding methionine ABC transporter permease, translating into MSSEMLDLFLSSFGETLMMVGISGILGALLGVPLGIALHLTGREGVLPHPIFNRVAGLIVNAVRSTPFIILLVAVIPFTRFFVGTSIGTAAAIVPLTIASAPFIARLVETALREVDRGLIEAAQAMGATTWQIVYKVLVPEAFAGIVAGLTITFVSLVGYSAMAGAIGGGGLGDLGIRYGYQRFLPEVMLLVVVILIVFVQLVQTLGDILVRRLSHR; encoded by the coding sequence ATGTCATCTGAAATGCTTGATCTGTTTTTATCGTCATTCGGGGAAACCCTGATGATGGTCGGCATCTCCGGCATCCTCGGCGCCCTGCTTGGCGTGCCGCTGGGAATTGCCCTCCACCTGACCGGCCGCGAAGGCGTTTTGCCGCATCCGATTTTCAACCGCGTTGCGGGGCTGATCGTGAATGCCGTCCGCTCGACGCCATTCATCATCTTGCTGGTAGCGGTGATTCCCTTCACCCGTTTTTTCGTCGGCACCTCGATCGGCACCGCAGCCGCGATCGTACCTTTGACGATTGCTTCCGCGCCCTTCATCGCGCGGCTGGTGGAAACCGCCTTGCGCGAGGTCGACCGCGGCTTGATCGAAGCAGCGCAGGCGATGGGAGCGACTACCTGGCAAATCGTCTACAAGGTATTGGTGCCAGAAGCGTTCGCGGGAATTGTGGCCGGCCTGACGATTACGTTTGTGAGCCTGGTAGGTTACTCTGCGATGGCCGGCGCGATTGGCGGCGGCGGGCTGGGTGACCTGGGGATACGCTATGGCTATCAGCGTTTCTTGCCTGAGGTGATGCTGCTGGTGGTAGTGATATTGATTGTGTTTGTGCAGCTGGTACAGACACTGGGCGACATCCTGGTGCGCCGCCTCAGCCATCGCTGA
- a CDS encoding methionine ABC transporter ATP-binding protein produces the protein MIEIKAVTQRFNGARGPVDAVRDVSLAIRKGEIFGIIGRSGAGKSTLVRCLNLLNRPTSGAIIVDGKDMTTLNAEQLRSARREIGMIFQHFNLLSSRTVYDNIALPLELAGLSKAEIAKKVTPLLELVGLTALKDSYPAQISGGQKQRVGIARALANEPKVLLSDEATSALDPETTRSILELLRKINRELGLTIVLITHQMEVIKMICDRMAVMESGEVIETGEVLELFRSPKHEVTRALIGDVIAQELPQGVLQRLRARLAQSDAGSGTDHLFRFAFTGSGVDQPLLSEAVRKFDLDFNILHGQIDEIQGQAFGSLAILANGTTENIQAAMAYLTAQGVTVEELNHVI, from the coding sequence ATGATAGAAATCAAAGCAGTCACCCAGCGCTTCAATGGCGCACGCGGGCCGGTCGATGCGGTGCGCGATGTTAGCCTTGCGATCCGCAAGGGCGAGATCTTCGGCATCATCGGCCGCAGCGGCGCCGGCAAAAGCACGCTGGTGCGTTGCCTTAACCTGCTGAACCGCCCTACTTCCGGCGCCATTATTGTCGACGGCAAAGACATGACTACGCTCAACGCAGAGCAGTTGCGCAGCGCACGGCGCGAGATCGGCATGATTTTCCAGCATTTCAACCTGCTGTCGTCGCGTACCGTCTACGACAATATCGCGCTGCCGCTGGAGCTGGCTGGCCTATCCAAGGCAGAGATTGCGAAGAAGGTCACGCCGCTACTGGAGCTGGTCGGCCTGACCGCGCTCAAGGATAGTTATCCGGCGCAAATCAGCGGCGGCCAAAAGCAGCGTGTCGGTATTGCACGTGCATTGGCCAATGAGCCGAAAGTCTTGCTGTCGGATGAAGCCACTTCTGCGCTTGATCCGGAAACCACGCGCTCCATCCTGGAGCTGCTGCGCAAAATCAATCGTGAGCTGGGCCTGACCATCGTCCTGATCACGCATCAGATGGAAGTCATCAAGATGATCTGCGACCGCATGGCGGTAATGGAAAGCGGCGAAGTGATTGAAACCGGTGAAGTGCTGGAGCTGTTCCGTTCGCCTAAGCATGAGGTGACGCGCGCCCTGATTGGCGATGTGATAGCGCAGGAGCTGCCGCAAGGCGTATTGCAGCGCCTGCGAGCACGGCTGGCGCAAAGCGACGCCGGCAGCGGCACCGATCATCTGTTCCGCTTTGCATTTACGGGCTCTGGCGTCGACCAGCCTTTGCTGTCGGAAGCGGTGCGCAAGTTCGACCTGGATTTCAATATCTTGCATGGCCAGATTGATGAAATACAAGGACAAGCGTTTGGCTCGCTAGCGATCCTGGCCAACGGCACCACTGAAAACATCCAGGCCGCCATGGCTTATCTGACCGCCCAGGGCGTCACCGTCGAGGAATTGAACCATGTCATCTGA
- a CDS encoding MetQ/NlpA family ABC transporter substrate-binding protein produces the protein MNRRQLIQFFAGLSVIAGFGAAPFAASAQDKPIKIGVTGGPHAQIMEVVKKVAAKDGLNIQIVEFSDYVQPNAALAAGDLDANSYQHLPYLEAQIKDRGYKLVNVGYTITFPMGVYSKKIKSLKDLKNGARIGIPNDPTNGGRALLLLQTQGLLKLKADAGLKATPLDIADNPKKLKIVEIDAAQLPRSLDDLDAAAINGNYAESAGLDPTKDGIAIEAAKGPYANVIAVRAADKDKPWVAKLVKAYHSQEVKQYVMTQFKSSVISAW, from the coding sequence ATGAATCGTCGTCAATTAATACAATTTTTTGCCGGACTGAGCGTGATCGCTGGTTTCGGCGCGGCTCCTTTTGCGGCCTCGGCGCAAGACAAGCCGATCAAGATCGGAGTTACCGGCGGCCCGCACGCGCAGATCATGGAAGTCGTCAAGAAAGTGGCGGCCAAGGACGGCTTGAACATCCAGATCGTCGAATTCAGCGACTATGTGCAGCCCAACGCAGCATTGGCCGCAGGTGACCTGGATGCCAACAGCTATCAGCATCTGCCTTACCTTGAAGCGCAGATCAAGGATCGCGGATACAAGCTGGTGAATGTCGGCTACACCATCACTTTCCCGATGGGCGTGTACTCGAAGAAAATCAAATCGCTCAAGGACCTGAAAAACGGCGCGCGTATCGGCATTCCGAATGATCCGACCAACGGCGGCCGTGCCCTGTTGCTGTTGCAGACGCAAGGTTTGCTGAAGCTGAAAGCCGATGCTGGCCTGAAAGCGACGCCGCTGGATATCGCCGACAATCCGAAGAAACTGAAGATTGTCGAGATCGACGCAGCACAATTGCCGCGCTCGCTAGATGACCTGGATGCCGCTGCAATCAACGGCAACTACGCAGAATCGGCTGGCCTGGACCCGACCAAGGACGGCATCGCCATCGAAGCTGCAAAAGGGCCTTATGCCAACGTGATCGCAGTACGCGCCGCAGACAAGGACAAGCCTTGGGTAGCCAAACTGGTGAAGGCTTACCATAGCCAGGAAGTGAAACAGTACGTTATGACACAGTTCAAGAGCTCGGTGATTTCCGCCTGGTAA
- the groL gene encoding chaperonin GroEL (60 kDa chaperone family; promotes refolding of misfolded polypeptides especially under stressful conditions; forms two stacked rings of heptamers to form a barrel-shaped 14mer; ends can be capped by GroES; misfolded proteins enter the barrel where they are refolded when GroES binds): MAAKQVIFGDEARAKIVNGVNVLANAVKVTLGPKGRNVVLERSFGAPTVTKDGVSVAKEIELKDKLENMGAQLVKEVASKTSDNAGDGTTTATVLAQAIVREGFKYVAAGFNPTDLKRGIDKAVVAIVAEIKTLSKPTTTSKEIAQVGSISANSDTDIGEIIAKAMDKVGKEGVITVEDGKSLENELDIVEGMQFDRGYLSPYFINNQEKQVVALENPFVLLFDKKVSNIRDLLPILEQVAKSGRPLLIIAEDVEGEALATLVVNNIRGILKTAAVKAPGFGDRRKAMLEDIAILTGGQVIAEEVGLTLEKATLAELGQAKRIEISKENTTIIDGAGEAITIEARVKQIRAQIEEASSDYDREKLQERVAKLAGGVALIRVGAATEVEMKEKKARVEDALHATRAAVEEGVVPGGGVAFLRARAAVKDLKGENADQEAGIKIVLRAIEEPLRQIVFNAGDEPSVVINAVLAGKGNYGYNAANGTYGDLVELGVLDPAKVTRSALQNAASVAGLILTTDAMIAELPEDKSAGGMPGGMGGMGGMGGMDGMM; this comes from the coding sequence ATGGCAGCAAAGCAAGTAATTTTCGGCGATGAAGCACGCGCCAAGATCGTCAACGGCGTCAATGTCCTGGCTAACGCAGTTAAGGTAACTCTGGGTCCTAAGGGCCGCAACGTGGTTCTGGAACGCAGCTTCGGCGCGCCTACAGTGACCAAGGACGGCGTTTCGGTTGCTAAAGAAATCGAACTGAAAGACAAGCTGGAAAACATGGGCGCGCAGCTCGTGAAAGAAGTTGCTTCCAAGACTTCCGACAACGCTGGTGACGGTACTACTACCGCTACCGTGCTGGCACAAGCTATCGTTCGCGAAGGCTTCAAGTACGTTGCAGCCGGTTTCAACCCTACAGACCTGAAGCGCGGTATCGACAAAGCTGTTGTCGCCATCGTTGCTGAAATCAAGACTCTGTCGAAGCCAACCACAACCAGCAAGGAAATCGCTCAAGTTGGTTCGATCTCCGCTAACTCCGACACCGACATCGGTGAAATCATTGCCAAGGCAATGGACAAAGTCGGCAAAGAAGGCGTGATCACTGTTGAAGATGGCAAGTCGTTGGAAAACGAACTGGACATCGTCGAAGGTATGCAATTCGACCGCGGCTACCTGTCGCCTTACTTCATCAACAACCAAGAGAAACAAGTTGTTGCCCTGGAAAATCCGTTCGTCCTGCTGTTCGACAAAAAAGTATCGAACATCCGTGACCTGCTGCCGATCCTGGAACAAGTCGCCAAGTCGGGCCGTCCACTGCTGATCATCGCAGAAGATGTCGAAGGCGAAGCACTGGCTACTCTGGTGGTCAACAACATCCGCGGCATCCTGAAGACTGCAGCTGTCAAGGCGCCAGGTTTCGGCGACCGTCGTAAAGCCATGCTGGAAGACATCGCTATCCTGACCGGTGGTCAAGTGATCGCTGAAGAAGTCGGCCTGACACTGGAAAAAGCTACCCTGGCTGAACTGGGCCAAGCCAAGCGTATCGAAATCAGCAAGGAAAACACTACCATCATCGACGGTGCTGGCGAAGCCATCACTATCGAAGCACGCGTCAAGCAAATCCGTGCGCAAATCGAAGAAGCTTCTTCGGATTACGACCGTGAAAAACTGCAAGAACGCGTTGCCAAGCTGGCCGGCGGCGTTGCGCTGATCCGCGTTGGTGCTGCAACCGAAGTTGAAATGAAAGAAAAGAAAGCACGCGTTGAAGATGCCCTGCACGCTACCCGTGCAGCAGTGGAAGAAGGCGTTGTGCCAGGCGGCGGCGTTGCATTCCTGCGCGCACGTGCTGCAGTCAAGGACCTGAAAGGCGAAAACGCCGACCAGGAAGCCGGCATCAAGATCGTGCTGCGCGCGATCGAAGAGCCGCTGCGTCAAATCGTATTCAACGCTGGCGACGAGCCATCGGTTGTGATCAACGCAGTCTTGGCTGGCAAAGGTAACTACGGTTACAACGCTGCCAACGGCACCTACGGCGACCTGGTTGAACTGGGCGTTCTGGACCCAGCCAAGGTTACCCGTTCGGCATTGCAAAATGCTGCTTCGGTTGCCGGCCTGATCCTGACTACCGATGCAATGATCGCTGAACTGCCAGAAGACAAGTCGGCTGGCGGCATGCCAGGCGGCATGGGCGGTATGGGTGGCATGGGCGGTATGGACGGCATGATGTAA